A single Vigna radiata var. radiata cultivar VC1973A chromosome 8, Vradiata_ver6, whole genome shotgun sequence DNA region contains:
- the LOC106770007 gene encoding CRIB domain-containing protein RIC1-like, producing MSTKVKGFLKGFKYISQIFDEKEEQFQIGLPTDVKHVAHIGSDDPSANAPSWMTEFKGGTKETSSVMNPNPEGLNISL from the exons ATGTCGACCAAGGTGAAAGGCTTCCTTAAAGGATTTAAATACATTTCCCAGATATTTG ACGAGAAAGAAGAACAGTTTCAAATTGGGTTACCAACTGATGTAAAACATGTGGCACATATTGGATCAGATGATCCATCAGCAAATGCACCAAGCTGG ATGACAGAATTCAAAGGAGGAACTAAAGAAACCTCATCAGTGATGAACCCTAATCCAGAAGGTTTGAACATATCTCtctaa
- the LOC106772663 gene encoding KIN14B-interacting protein At4g14310 codes for MATRRGSGDDGAAAVRPRPISASRRFPSPSLLKENSNPRRSTSRSNPSSLKTLPRGRSSSPSDLSRASSQKPTRDPTPKLTTQKSKLSTSNAQKLKLSTTTTISQEPNDGSSNNSNAKYPSRLHEKLAFLEGKVKRIASDIKKTKEMLDMNNPDASKVILSDIQDKISGIEKAMVHVVSNKDSEGDTHEEDKKLVQGSILKNEELEARLFPHQKLLRERTVVAESVKDKHCLEKEKVLSPVEDNSVAVEFLAFIDKVNAGEEVKEKGGGNGGFSDPRNGIDTMLTANEKLEEFDDQENKEGAVVEEMDEAFNFRLNEIGNKVACGGWFVAEGEAVLLTHHDGSCSYYDIANCEEKAVYMPPAEVSPNIWRDCWVIRAPGSDGCSGRFVVAASAGNTMDSGFCSWDFYTKEVRALQVDAGTTSSRIALRPLPNNVVQRRNSTSGIVAAEAKQCWYRPCGPLIISTASSQKAVKVFDVRDGEQIMKWDVEKPVLAMDYCSPLQWRNRGKIVVAEAESISLWDVNSLTPQSLFSIPLDGRKVSALHVNNTDAELGGGVRKRMSSSEAEGNEGVFCTSDSINVMDFRQKSGVGLRISKVGVNVQSVFCRGDSVFIGCSNTSSMGKKQSTMLQQFSLRRQGLFTTYPLPESNAHSHHAAISQVWGNSDFAMGVCGQGLFVFDAVKDDALRVLNTDHSSAQSFREVIGPDDMYCPSFDYLGSRALLISRDRPAMWRHLIV; via the exons ATGGCTACTCGCCGCGGCAGCGGAGACGACGGCGCCGCCGCCGTCCGTCCCCGTCCTATCTCCGCCTCTCGTCGTTTCCCTTCCCCTTCTCTCCTCAAAGAAAACTCCAACCCTCGCCGCTCCACCTCCCGCTCCAACCCTTCTTCCCTCAAAACCCTCCCTCGCGGCCGCAGTTCAAGCCCCTCCGATCTCTCCCGGGCCTCCTCCCAAAAGCCCACCCGTGATCCCACTCCCAAGCTCACCACACAAAAATCCAAACTTTCTACCTCCAACGCCCAGAAGCTCAAActttccaccaccaccaccatttcCCAAGAACCCAACGATGGAAGTAGCAACAATAGCAACGCGAAGTACCCTAGCAGGCTTCACGAGAAGCTCGCTTTTCTTGAGGGCAAAGTGAAGAGAATAGCTTCGGATATAAAGAAGACCAAGGAGATGTTGGACATGAACAACCCTGATGCCTCCAAGGTGATTCTTTCCGACATTCAGGACAAGATCTCGGGAATTGAGAAGGCCATGGTTCATGTTGTTTCCAATAAGGACAGTGAAGGTGACACCCACGAAGAAGACAAGAAGTTGGTTCAAGGGTCGATATTGAAAAATGAGGAACTCGAGGCGCGTCTTTTCCCTCACCAGAAACTGCTTCGGGAGAGGACAGTGGTTGCTGAGAGTGTTAAGGATAAGCATTGtttggaaaaagagaaagtgttGAGCCCTGTTGAAGATAACTCAGTTGCGGTTGAGTTTTTGGCCTTTATTGATAAGGTGAATGCTGGGGAGGAAGTGAAGGAAAAGGGTGGTGGGAATGGGGGCTTCAGTGATCCGAGGAACGGCATTGATACGATGCTCACGGCGAATGAGAAGCTTGAGGAGTTTGATGATCAGGAGAACAAGGAAGGAGCGGTTGTGGAGGAGATGGATGAGGCTTTCAATTTTAGGCTGAATGAGATTGGTAACAAGGTTGCTTGTGGTGGGTGGTTTGTTGCGGAAGGTGAAGCAGTCCTCCTGACTCACCACGATGGTTCTTGCAGCTATTATGATATTGCCAATTGTGAG GAAAAAGCTGTATATATGCCACCTGCAGAAGTTTCACCCAACATATGGAGAGATTGTTGGGTAATTCGTGCCCCTGGTTCTGATGGTTGCTCTGGAAGGTTTGTAGTAGCTGCATCTGCTGGCAATACTATGGATTCAGGATTTTGCTCGTGGGACTTTTACACCAAAGAAGTGCGAGCTTTGCAGGTAGATGCTGGAACAACCTCCTCAAGAATTGCACTTAGACCCTTGCCTAACAATGTTGTGCAAAGAAGAAATTCCACCTCTGGCATTGTGGCGGCAGAAGCTAAGCAGTGTTGGTACAGGCCCTGTGGACCTCTCATTATCTCAACTGCCAGTTCACAGAAAGCTGTGAAAGTTTTCGATGTTCGTGATGGGGAGCAAATCATGAAATGGGACGTTGAGAAGCCTGTTCTAGCCATGGATTACTGCAGCCCTTTGCAGTGGAGGAACAGAGGGAAAATAGTGGTAGCTGAAGCTGAATCCATTTCTTTGTGGGATGTGAACTCACTTACTCCTCAGTCTCTGTTCTCTATTCCTTTGGATGGTCGAAAAGTTTCTGCTCTCCATGTGAACAACACTGATGCAGAATTGGGTGGAGGGGTTCGCAAAAG AATGAGTTCATCAGAGGCTGAAGGAAACGAGGGTGTGTTCTGCACCTCAGATTCTATCAATGTCATGGACTTTCGCCAGAAGTCTGGTGTGGGCCTAAGGATATCAAAAGTTGGTGTGAATGTGCAGTCAGTTTTCTGTCGTGGTGATTCTGTCTTCATTGGTTGCTCCAACACAAGCTCAATGGGAAAGAAGCAATCAACAATGCTGCAACAATTTTCATTGCGCAGACAAGGCCTGTTCACCACCTATCCTCTCCCAGAATCCAATGCACACTCACACCATGCAGCAATCTCCCAAGTCTGGGGTAATTCTGACTTTGCGATGGGTGTTTGTGGTCAAGGACTATTTGTGTTTGATGCTGTCAAAGATGATGCACTAAGGGTTCTCAACACGGATCACTCAAGTGCTCAAAGTTTTAGAGAAGTTATTGGCCCAGATGATATGTACTGTCCTTCCTTTGATTATCTTGGCTCTCGTGCTCTTCTCATATCAAGAGATCGACCTGCTATGTGGAGGCATCTAATAGTTTGA
- the LOC111242237 gene encoding uncharacterized protein LOC111242237, translated as MCEREKSSRHSKSRHHLIPKSRHQSIETENNAPRPKSTRRSHRSSDPSAETTNQDSSTGGSRHRRHRRGSNPGGESPSAQDMPPRSSRRKSKNLEDGSVKKSSARSSKGDSLSDISISDFGSGSESGPLEPIRV; from the exons ATGT GTGAACGCGAGAAAAGTTCGAGACATTCGAAGTCCCGCCACCACCTCATTCCCAAGTCCCGTCACCAATCCATAGAGACGGAGAACAACGCGCCTAGACCGAAGAGCACGCGCCGCAGTCATCGGTCCTCCGACCCCTCCGCAGAGACCACAAACCAAGACTCTTCCACCGGCGGCTCCCGCCACCGGCGACACCGGCGCGGGTCCAACCCAGGCGGTGAATCGCCTTCCGCTCAGGATATGCCGCCGAGAAGCAGCCGGCGGAAATCAAAGAACTTGGAGGACGGTTCCGTGAAGAAATCGTCGGCAAGATCGTCGAAAGGAGACTCTCTGAGTGACATTTCGATTTCAGATTTTGGGTCTGGTTCTGAAAGTGGGCCCCTTGAGCCCATTAGGGTTTAA